Genomic segment of Candidatus Delongbacteria bacterium:
GATGATTTGACAAACCAAAAATCAGATTTAATAACTCTACCTTCAACATACTGCCAATCTAATGAATTTTGAGCATTTATAAATTCTTCTTTTGAATCAAATAGATCTACGACTAAAGTAATAAAAATGATAACAAAAACAAGTGAGATTACTCCAATAATGGATTTTGAAAATATCAGAAATTTCTTGATTTCCTTATCAAAACTTTTCGTATCAAGTATTTTCCCTATTACAAAATTTCTACTCCAAGAAATTAACAACAGCTCACTTTTCATTCTGTTGTAGATTACTTTGACTGTTGAATACCCTTTATTTGGTAAATTATATTTTCCTGTCTGTAAAGAAATTGGAGTTGTAATACCATCTTCTTTCAATAACCCTAAAGTTCCGCTCATCGATAATGCTCCATTAAAAAAAAGCTCACAAGTCTTCGATTCATTATCGTTTACTATGCTGTCTAACTCTTTTAAATTTGATTTTGTTTTTTCGATAACCTTTATTAGCATATTTGAAATGATGAAATTAAATATAATGAATAGCGGTATTGTCAACATGAACAATTTCCGATCACTAATAAGAGAAAAATAAAGAACTAAAGAGATCATTAGATAGGTTGATGTAGTTACTAATATTTTTAAAACTTTAAGAAACATAATCAATATCTTCTGATTTTTTATAATATTCATTCGAAACCTCATATTCATAATTCTATATTTTATTAATATAGCTGAGAATTAGTGATTATAAAGGTTAAAAAATTATTAAATTTATAACAGTTATAAATAATTAATTTGAGTTAAACATACAGAATAGACTTTATTTTATCGAATCAGAAAAAAAATGTTAAATAGTTACAGAAAGAATTTCTCAAATGTGAATTTTTCATTTCAAAAGTCTGTTAAACAAAGTAGTTATCATACTATAGTTGTTACAAAACTCAAAATTTTGTGGTTTCGTAATTGGTAGTTTAACAACCGATGATATAGATTATGCAATCAGATACGAACATATAAAAAAATATTTTTTACAGGTCAACAACAATCTTATGAAAAAATTACGAAGTCACTAAAGCTCATGAAAATTTTCTTCACAATCGATGATACGCCTGAAATTTTAATAGTTAGCATAAATTGTATAAATATAAACCTGAGTATGCTAAACCTTTCTATCTACAATACTACATATAAAATAGAAGTATAATATTAAAATTTAAGCACAGCGTATTCTAAAAGGTATTCTATATATCTAACAATTCGTGAACTTGATCCGCTGAAATTATTACATAATATTGAAAAAAATACTAAAGTTCCATTTTCAGTAACCAGATATCCAGACAGGCATTGAACATTAGTCATACTTCCGCTTTTTGCAAAAACTCTTTCAGACAAAATATCAGATGAAAATTTATTCTCCAAAGTTCCATCATATCCAGGTTTGGCGATACTATGTAGTAATTGTCTAAAATGATCTGATTTATACCCTTTTCTTAGTACTCTGTTCATCTCCTCAGCACTAATCAGATTTTTTCTGGATAAACCAGATCCATCGGCTGGATTGACATTTATTCCATATAAAATTGAATAGATACTTGATGCAGCACTATTAATATCACTTATGGAATAGTATTGATTCCTATCTTTCTTAAGAGTTATTATAGAATCATTGCTAAGGGCAAAATGCTCTATTGCTGTTCTATACAATTGTTCTGCATAGAAATTATTACTTTCACTATTAGCCTTGTAGAGCATGACATCCATTGAATCACTTTTATCATAATAATAGTCTAAGATTTTTGGATTTTCGTAATCTTTAGATAAAACTTTGATGTTGGATAATTCTAAAACTCTTATCAATTGTCCTTTAAACAATTTAGCTGGGTCTGAAACTGTAGAGTATTTGATATAATTACCATTGAAATCTGAAATAATTAATAATGAATCTGTATTAGCTAATCTATAAACCTGTGCTCTTGTATCATTATCCTTTATAAAATTATAAGAGAATTCGTATTCAGGAGAAGTATTTACCATATCATTTACAATATTTAGCTTAATCAAGTTTTCATTAAAACTTAACTTAGAAATGGGAGCAGCATAATATTCTGTCAAATCATCATACTCCCAACCACTTCCATACAGCGTATTTGGAAAATCATTATCGACAATAATTTCACCTCGAATCGTTTTTATTTCTAAAGAATCTCGAAGAAAGTGGGCAAAATTAGAAAATCTTCTATTTCCTATACTCCTGTTTTTAAAATAATCCCTACCATTTGTTGGATCTCCAGAACCTATAATTTTAATATTTCCGTGTAATTCACTTTTCCTTATCTCACCAGAAATCTCATACACTGTTTCGTATTTAAATTCTGGTCCTAAGATATCCAATGCTGATATTGTGGTTATTATTTTCATATTTGAAGCGGGAATTAGTTTATAA
This window contains:
- a CDS encoding DUF3592 domain-containing protein; this translates as MNIIKNQKILIMFLKVLKILVTTSTYLMISLVLYFSLISDRKLFMLTIPLFIIFNFIISNMLIKVIEKTKSNLKELDSIVNDNESKTCELFFNGALSMSGTLGLLKEDGITTPISLQTGKYNLPNKGYSTVKVIYNRMKSELLLISWSRNFVIGKILDTKSFDKEIKKFLIFSKSIIGVISLVFVIIFITLVVDLFDSKEEFINAQNSLDWQYVEGRVIKSDFWFVKSSKNRRAGYKNNLKYEYFVNGKQYVGDMFYFSMRETIDEVEMQRLKREYLNSNFVKIYYDKDNPEISILEQGHQEDAEKQYKNKGIALLIIVITIFLTLLLFYYMLVSRQKKLVNEVLSKL
- a CDS encoding D-alanyl-D-alanine carboxypeptidase; its protein translation is MRCLIFIVFLVSISCVSQSGNNLMKSESKTSKVDTLIVYETIVDTVYIKDEYFFKDSLLQAKSDSINNFLDNGYYGEWSIEFKNLVNDSVLYSHRKDYKLIPASNMKIITTISALDILGPEFKYETVYEISGEIRKSELHGNIKIIGSGDPTNGRDYFKNRSIGNRRFSNFAHFLRDSLEIKTIRGEIIVDNDFPNTLYGSGWEYDDLTEYYAAPISKLSFNENLIKLNIVNDMVNTSPEYEFSYNFIKDNDTRAQVYRLANTDSLLIISDFNGNYIKYSTVSDPAKLFKGQLIRVLELSNIKVLSKDYENPKILDYYYDKSDSMDVMLYKANSESNNFYAEQLYRTAIEHFALSNDSIITLKKDRNQYYSISDINSAASSIYSILYGINVNPADGSGLSRKNLISAEEMNRVLRKGYKSDHFRQLLHSIAKPGYDGTLENKFSSDILSERVFAKSGSMTNVQCLSGYLVTENGTLVFFSILCNNFSGSSSRIVRYIEYLLEYAVLKF